In Dyadobacter subterraneus, a single genomic region encodes these proteins:
- a CDS encoding CvfB family protein, producing MLFIGKYNNLTILRDTSVGFFLGDVEGEEVLLPNKYKTDDMQIDDVIKVFVYNDSEDRPVATTETPKIVRNQFANLRVKDVSEHGAFLDWGLEKDLFVPFREQTTPMEIDEWHVVFLYLDQKTSRLIATTKLDRYLENERLLVKEGDEVDVLVWKKTDLGYNVVVNQFHKGLIYANEVFKPLSIGDSLKGYIKKIRDENRLDISLEKQGYANVVEPTGQRILDDLKKNNGYLNLSDSSAPEDINKQLGISKKVFKKAIGGLYKQGLIRIAEDGIYSVEGE from the coding sequence ATGCTTTTTATAGGAAAATATAACAACCTCACCATCCTTCGTGATACCAGCGTAGGTTTCTTTTTGGGTGATGTGGAAGGTGAAGAAGTACTGCTTCCCAATAAATACAAAACCGATGACATGCAGATTGATGACGTCATCAAGGTTTTTGTCTATAATGATTCAGAAGATCGTCCGGTTGCTACTACGGAAACACCAAAAATCGTACGTAACCAGTTTGCTAATCTTCGGGTAAAGGATGTTTCTGAACATGGGGCATTTTTGGACTGGGGTTTGGAAAAAGACCTTTTCGTGCCTTTCAGAGAACAAACCACGCCCATGGAAATTGATGAATGGCACGTTGTTTTTTTATATTTAGATCAGAAAACTTCACGCCTGATCGCAACCACCAAGCTCGACAGATATCTTGAAAACGAGCGTTTGCTGGTTAAGGAAGGCGATGAAGTAGATGTGCTTGTCTGGAAAAAAACAGATCTGGGCTACAATGTTGTAGTGAACCAGTTTCATAAGGGATTAATATATGCCAACGAAGTATTCAAGCCACTAAGCATTGGCGACAGCCTGAAAGGTTATATCAAAAAGATCAGAGACGAAAACAGACTGGATATCAGCTTGGAAAAACAGGGATATGCAAATGTTGTCGAACCTACCGGACAGCGTATTCTGGACGATCTGAAAAAGAATAACGGTTACCTGAATTTATCCGACAGCAGTGCTCCGGAAGATATTAACAAACAACTGGGAATCAGTAAAAAAGTCTTCAAAAAAGCAATCGGCGGCCTATACAAACAAGGGCTGATCCGAATCGCGGAAGACGGAATTTATTCGGTAGAAGGAGAATAA
- a CDS encoding amidohydrolase family protein: MKTTKYIKLNSVLLNFAAVFCLATSGFAQNPAPAKPQTRPIVLTGATIHLGNGQVIENGAISFDKGIITQVGPATSATTSNVEVIDVKGKHIFPGIISMNTTVGIQEIASVRATLDYSEVGEINPHVRALVAYNTDSEVIPTLRNTGILLSQAVPQGGIISGSSSVFYTDGWNWEDAVLKKDDGIWINWPPYLSTSFNYEDFSISLKKNEKRQEAIDLFRTTFSEAKGYAGISKPSPMNIRLDAMKDLFAGKANLYIRADYAKDIIESVKFAQEFGIKKIVIVGGDQSNKITAFLKENNIPVVLNQSHRLPNAIDEDVYLPYGLPGILTKAGVKVAISYSDEWWRTRNLAFLAGTSSGFSDIKPDEALQLITKNAAEIMGIDQYVGTLEKGKQASLIVTGGDLLDMRGNSVSMVFIKGGKVNLDDKQKRLYDKYKEKYGQK, from the coding sequence ATGAAAACAACAAAATATATAAAGCTGAATTCAGTACTGCTAAATTTTGCAGCTGTTTTCTGCCTTGCCACCTCAGGTTTTGCGCAGAATCCGGCTCCGGCGAAACCGCAAACCAGACCGATTGTTTTAACCGGCGCAACCATCCATTTGGGAAATGGACAAGTGATAGAAAACGGCGCGATTTCTTTTGATAAAGGTATCATTACGCAGGTAGGGCCGGCGACTTCCGCCACAACAAGCAATGTTGAGGTAATTGATGTTAAAGGAAAGCATATTTTTCCCGGCATTATTTCCATGAATACAACCGTAGGTATCCAGGAAATCGCTTCTGTACGTGCAACACTGGATTACTCGGAAGTTGGTGAAATTAACCCGCATGTTCGTGCCTTGGTAGCTTACAATACGGATTCAGAAGTTATACCTACTTTGCGTAATACGGGGATTTTATTGTCTCAGGCGGTTCCTCAGGGCGGAATTATTTCGGGATCTTCGTCAGTTTTCTATACCGATGGCTGGAACTGGGAAGATGCGGTTTTGAAAAAAGACGACGGGATCTGGATTAACTGGCCTCCGTATTTGTCCACCAGTTTCAATTATGAAGATTTTTCAATTTCGTTGAAAAAGAATGAAAAACGTCAGGAAGCAATCGATTTGTTCAGAACTACCTTTTCCGAGGCGAAGGGATATGCAGGAATTAGCAAACCTTCTCCAATGAACATTCGTCTTGATGCGATGAAGGATCTTTTTGCAGGAAAAGCTAACCTTTATATCCGCGCAGATTATGCAAAGGATATTATTGAATCGGTGAAATTTGCTCAGGAATTTGGCATCAAAAAAATCGTGATTGTGGGCGGAGATCAGTCAAACAAAATCACTGCGTTTTTGAAAGAAAATAATATTCCTGTTGTTTTAAACCAATCACACCGTCTTCCAAATGCAATAGACGAGGACGTTTATCTTCCTTACGGACTTCCTGGAATTTTGACAAAAGCTGGTGTGAAAGTAGCGATAAGTTATTCTGACGAATGGTGGAGAACACGTAACCTTGCGTTTTTGGCAGGCACTTCTTCTGGCTTCAGTGATATCAAACCGGACGAAGCTTTGCAGCTGATCACAAAAAATGCCGCCGAAATTATGGGCATTGATCAATATGTAGGGACTCTTGAAAAAGGTAAACAGGCTTCTTTAATTGTCACAGGTGGAGATTTGCTTGATATGCGTGGAAATTCCGTTTCCATGGTATTTATCAAGGGAGGAAAGGTAAACCTGGACGACAAACAAAAACGACTGTACGACAAATACAAAGAAAAATACGGTCAAAAGTAG
- a CDS encoding amidohydrolase family protein, whose translation MMKKLSTLVFGLTLTSLCHAQETFPRNGTYDERTGRYAFTNANIVVDSKTTIPNGTLLIENGIIREVSKQVKIPSGVVVIDLKGKYIYPSLIDLDSDYGMPEVKNEARGRGRQTPQLESNKKGAFGWNQAVQPENDASQVFSPDAKKGGDLRKIGFGTVLTYSHDGIVRGSGAVVTLTDESANKALLNGKASAHFSFSKGTSGQNYPSSGMGAVALLRQNYYDADWYAKGGKAKETNLSLEAFNQIKTLPSFFETNDKYSLLRADKIGDEFGTQYIIKGGGDEYQRLEEVKASKATLILPLDFPAAYDVTDPWDADAISVAQLKHWEMAPANASVLTKSGITFAFTAADLKNKSDFWSKIRSAIEYGLPKEKALEALTTTPARLIKAEGQVGSLKAGMLANFLITSEDLFSKDNVIYENWIQGKKFILAPIDAPDLRGTYSFSINKAATGKIEISGSVDKPDYKITIKDTVKVTPKVMLANDLLTLTYQPEKKTPGTVRLTGWIAGKGLAGEGVMPDGSPLTWSATLTEPYKSVAKKDTAVAKIKETGPVIYPFVGFGNEQLPKSETVFVKNATVWTNEKDGVLQNADVIIQNGKIAKVGKGLSAPSGARTVDGTGKHLTNGIIDEHSHIALFAINEGSQTSSAEVRMSDVINPDDVNIYRQLAGGVTTSHLLHGSANAIGGQSALVKLKWGATQSEMLIPEAKTIKFALGENVKQSNWGDVARVRFPQTRMGVEQVYYDHFTRAKEYAKGWKDYNSASKKTGLEVPRRDLELEALAEILDNQRFITCHSYVQSEINMLMHVADSLKFKINTFTHILEGYKMADKMKTRNIGGSTFADWWAYKMEVKEAIPYNAALMYHEGVTVAINSDDAEMARRLNQEAAKTVVFGGVPEEEAWKMVTLNPAKLLHVDNRLGSIKAGKDADLVLWSTHPLSIYARPEFTMIEGAVYFDRKEDVAKQAKVAAERERLIQKMLSDKADGKPTQKAPMTMPRMWHCEDIIGIHAEHEEGK comes from the coding sequence ATGATGAAAAAATTATCAACGTTAGTGTTTGGACTGACCTTAACTTCGTTGTGCCATGCCCAGGAAACTTTTCCACGCAATGGTACTTATGATGAAAGAACAGGGCGGTACGCATTCACGAATGCAAACATTGTAGTCGATTCCAAAACAACAATTCCCAATGGTACCCTGCTCATCGAAAACGGAATTATCCGGGAAGTGAGCAAGCAGGTGAAAATTCCATCCGGTGTTGTGGTGATCGACCTTAAAGGAAAATACATTTACCCATCTTTAATTGATCTGGATTCTGATTACGGAATGCCGGAAGTGAAAAATGAAGCCAGAGGACGCGGGCGTCAGACTCCACAGCTGGAATCAAATAAAAAAGGTGCTTTTGGCTGGAATCAGGCTGTACAACCAGAAAATGATGCAAGCCAGGTTTTTAGTCCTGATGCCAAAAAAGGTGGTGATTTACGTAAAATCGGTTTTGGAACCGTATTGACTTATTCGCACGACGGGATTGTAAGAGGAAGTGGTGCTGTGGTAACGCTTACCGACGAATCTGCCAACAAAGCACTTTTGAATGGAAAAGCATCAGCTCATTTTTCATTTAGCAAAGGAACGTCTGGCCAAAATTATCCTTCATCCGGAATGGGTGCGGTAGCATTGCTTCGCCAGAATTATTATGATGCTGACTGGTATGCAAAAGGCGGAAAAGCGAAGGAAACAAACCTTTCGCTGGAAGCTTTCAATCAGATAAAAACTTTGCCCTCATTTTTTGAAACCAATGATAAGTATAGCCTGCTTCGTGCCGACAAGATCGGAGACGAATTTGGAACGCAGTATATTATCAAAGGTGGCGGGGATGAATATCAGCGTCTGGAAGAAGTAAAAGCAAGTAAAGCCACATTGATTTTACCATTGGATTTCCCGGCAGCTTATGACGTTACAGATCCATGGGATGCAGACGCAATCTCAGTCGCGCAGTTGAAACATTGGGAAATGGCTCCTGCTAATGCTTCTGTTCTTACTAAAAGCGGAATTACTTTTGCTTTTACAGCTGCTGATTTGAAAAATAAATCTGATTTCTGGTCTAAAATCCGTTCAGCTATTGAATATGGTTTGCCAAAAGAAAAAGCACTTGAAGCTTTAACAACGACGCCTGCTCGTTTGATAAAAGCAGAAGGACAGGTGGGAAGTTTGAAAGCGGGTATGCTTGCTAATTTCCTGATCACGTCTGAAGATTTGTTCAGTAAGGATAATGTGATTTATGAAAACTGGATTCAGGGAAAGAAATTTATTCTTGCACCAATTGATGCGCCTGATCTTCGCGGAACCTATTCGTTTTCGATCAATAAAGCGGCAACCGGAAAGATTGAAATATCTGGTTCTGTCGACAAACCTGATTACAAAATCACGATAAAAGATACGGTAAAAGTTACGCCAAAAGTAATGCTTGCCAATGATCTGCTGACGCTGACCTATCAACCTGAAAAGAAAACGCCGGGAACTGTAAGATTAACAGGATGGATTGCCGGAAAAGGCTTGGCTGGTGAAGGTGTGATGCCGGATGGTTCGCCGCTTACATGGAGCGCAACTTTAACAGAGCCTTACAAATCAGTAGCTAAGAAAGATACGGCTGTTGCAAAAATTAAAGAAACCGGACCGGTAATATATCCTTTTGTTGGATTTGGAAATGAACAGCTTCCAAAATCTGAAACCGTATTTGTGAAAAATGCAACGGTTTGGACTAATGAAAAAGACGGTGTTTTACAAAATGCTGACGTGATTATCCAAAATGGAAAAATTGCGAAAGTTGGAAAAGGATTGTCAGCTCCTTCTGGTGCGCGTACGGTGGACGGAACAGGAAAACATTTAACAAACGGGATTATCGACGAGCATTCGCACATTGCGTTGTTTGCCATCAACGAAGGTTCTCAAACAAGTTCTGCCGAAGTTCGGATGAGTGATGTGATCAATCCTGATGATGTAAATATTTACCGTCAGCTGGCTGGTGGTGTTACTACCTCACATTTGCTTCATGGTTCTGCCAATGCAATAGGCGGACAAAGTGCTTTGGTGAAATTGAAATGGGGCGCTACACAATCAGAAATGCTGATTCCGGAAGCTAAAACAATCAAATTCGCTTTGGGTGAAAACGTAAAACAATCCAACTGGGGAGATGTTGCACGTGTTCGTTTCCCACAAACAAGAATGGGTGTTGAGCAGGTTTATTATGACCATTTCACGCGTGCAAAAGAATATGCGAAAGGATGGAAAGATTATAACAGCGCTTCGAAAAAAACAGGTCTGGAAGTTCCTCGTCGTGATCTTGAACTGGAAGCTCTGGCTGAAATTCTTGACAACCAGCGTTTCATAACCTGTCACTCTTATGTACAGTCGGAAATAAATATGCTGATGCACGTAGCTGATTCGCTGAAATTTAAGATCAATACTTTCACACACATTTTGGAAGGTTACAAAATGGCCGACAAAATGAAGACCCGAAATATTGGCGGATCAACTTTTGCTGACTGGTGGGCATACAAAATGGAAGTAAAAGAAGCGATTCCTTACAATGCGGCCTTGATGTATCATGAAGGTGTTACCGTTGCGATTAACTCCGATGATGCCGAAATGGCCAGAAGATTAAATCAGGAAGCTGCAAAAACCGTTGTATTTGGTGGCGTGCCGGAAGAAGAAGCATGGAAAATGGTAACATTAAATCCAGCGAAACTTCTGCATGTAGATAATAGATTGGGTAGTATTAAAGCTGGAAAAGATGCTGATCTTGTACTTTGGAGCACACATCCTTTGTCGATTTATGCACGCCCTGAATTTACAATGATTGAAGGTGCTGTTTATTTTGATCGTAAGGAAGACGTCGCAAAACAGGCAAAAGTAGCCGCAGAACGTGAACGCTTGATTCAGAAAATGCTGAGTGACAAGGCAGATGGCAAGCCAACACAAAAGGCGCCAATGACTATGCCTCGTATGTGGCACTGCGAAGATATTATCGGAATTCATGCGGAACATGAGGAAGGAAAATAA